Below is a genomic region from Pseudochaenichthys georgianus chromosome 13, fPseGeo1.2, whole genome shotgun sequence.
GTCGGTATCTTGTGTGGTTTAAGCAAGCCCAAGTGTGTTGTTGACTATCTGCAGCATTTTATTAGCGACCTTAAAAATGTACTGGCTAATGGCATTGTTCATAATGGTAACCGATTGAAAATACTGGTTTCCTCATTTGTGTGTGATGCTCCAGCCAAAGCCCGTATACGTTAAGAACATCAAGTCACATAATGGCTATTCAGGATGCGACAAGTGTGATCAACATGGTGTGTGGAGGAAGACAATGACTTATCCTGAAACAAATGTCAGGCTTAGGACAGACTTGAGTTATTGTGATATGATTGATGAAGAACATCACTTGAAACAGACACTCAGTCCTTTAAAAAGGGACAGTAAATATGGTTTCTTCATTTCCAATAGATTATATGCACCTCTGTTGTCTTGGTGTGATGAGAAAACTGTTGAATATgtggttaacctgttaagccctgagcctgtttttcaggtctcaggctcgaaaatggcattcccagaacaaatgaccattttttttttttttttttttgattttgatatactttattaatccccgtggggaaattgtttctctgcatttgacccatcctagtgttaggagcagtgggcagccatttttgaacagcgcccggggagtaCTACCATTTTGGATTGGTGCGAGGGATACTTTCACAattgaaatgtttgtgaaaggaccatatcttcccttctaaaaagggttaaattaataatcttttttctcaaagtaatgataaacctgtgagttggatgtagaagagtcaaaatcaatatagatgtttctttttaatgaaaattcagattgaacatagtaaaaaaactgtaaattatagtgtccgtccagaaattattttttacttatagtgaaaactactaGTCTAGAGaagtgtctaaaaatagaacaacaatattcagttgtatcgttaatgtcctataacataatcttcctgtgccagaataatgcacttgaacgcatcaaagctttgtgattggccggcgtgaccccatgtgtcggggcgtggcttgtgggcagtgggcactagttcgcttcgctgacgttgtccgtgtcaacaggagtgacagtccgcacacacacacaacaccgcaaaaaagccccaaatatatcattttcactccgagtgggaagatgattatttttgtatctattccaattcaaagtccatctgcaatgcgagcgtggctttatcgaagaaggctCTTTtcggagcggcatttcaaaacagtgcacaaacgctacgagacggaattccctcctaattctgccctacgctcccaaaaggggaggggcctgagaggacagctaaatgcacagcagtccattttcaccaggcgcaacaacaagagcaaggctgctaccatagcatcttatcgtgtcagtcacgttcttgcgaaacacatgacgtctttcaaagacggcgaagttgtgaaagaagcattcttGGAGGCTGCGACGcacttttgggggacagtaaaaataacagtagcatttcaacaggtttttgatacaataaaaactcaagttagataccgttattaatcagctgtaagttttagtttgtttgaacttattcattataattattgtacaaaatggtataagaatgcaaacattaagatctgttctgtttaaattgattatagtctattatcaattcaggttaagaagctagtgttgcttgcatcctattttaaaaaaggcatttatttttatactctactaaaatgcaacaaaaaaaagggtttgattctattaattttgtcttattTATTGCAcattggcagcagattcctgagtagcttcagatctgagttgtcttattagtaagcctaatttatacttttgtagcaacactatttttatataatggcaaagaaagggttcagagtcttttcttttttcctgtgtcatatgtggcagcactgttcaatgtttcctgaaaacattacccactgtatgtgacgtgtggataaactccaactccgtatcaacaacactgttgtgtaacgtcagttaaatacttgtatgtgtgtagattagaaagaggtaagataaaggatctgcagtattttatgaagtattcatcgtacaaaggtcagttttatacaagtagaagtgtgtatttacctggcagtaggctgtcagtaatggctacgcctctttATTCGGACTGGTCGATCTCGgtagactggcaactttaaaagtagctctcggttgaAAAAAGGCACCCCTGCCCTacagggttttgactctgcagaccgtttacatgcataaaaaccttcataacacacaaggggacgggcaataaccggaaaagcatgacatgtcacctttaatacaagatctgagtacttctcccacctctggttaAATTGTATACAATAAAATACCTTGAATCTTGAACTGAGTACCAGCAACCACTGACTAAACTGTTCATCAATGCAAACAGGAGCACACAGGGATGTGAGCAGTAGCACCTTACCTTGTTCAGAGCCACCTTCAGGAGGAACCAGACCCCGAAGAGGAGAGCAGCGGCGGAGTACAGGTACAACCGGTGGTGCCATACCGACAAAAGATAGCTCTCACCGGGACTGAGAGCATTCTGTGAGCCTGGGGGGGAAATACATCAAGTTTGGTCTTCTTGTTTTTTTAGACAAATAATATGAATAATAAAGGTTAACTAGTTTCTCTCAGGGTATACGTTCATTGAGCAACAGTGGcttcaaagcagcaacaggacTTAACATAATGTATCTCCAACCTTAGTTCACCTGCCTTGAATAAAGGCGGATGGGTAGCAAACATGCTAGTTAATAATAGTACAAACACTAGCAGAAACATGATGCTAAGCTCGTTTCCTGTTCCGTTAAATCCGTTTAATTAACGTACCTTCAGTTTCCAATGCAGACACACTACTTATGCAGAGCATAATAACTCTGAAGACACTCAGCGTCGCTGTTAATTGTGTGTTCAAAGCTATGGTTTAAATGATGATGTTGTGTGCAGCCATGTTTTGTGGAATGCCGGGAAGTGTAGTTCTGTGTTTTGTTGTGACGCTAAAGGCGGTCCATGCGACATTCAAAAAGGGGATATTGTGTAAAAAATGCTATCTATTTCTCGCATTGAAAACTCCCGTTTCAAGCAAGGagagtgttttgtttctgttgcTATTTTAACTATTAAACACCCATCTCAAACAGTACATTTGTTTCGGCTTGCTTCAGTTTGGTCATTTAATTTTGAAAGTAATGACCGGAAGTGTACAGATAAAAATCCCCTCCGTATTGATTCTTTTTGACTATTTTATTGATGCAGCTTCTCACCATGGCCACTTGAGGGCAGTAGAGACTTGTGTATTTCAATACACTCGTCAACATTTGAATCTGGCATCAATATAGTCACCACAGCCGCCTGTCTGAATAAATGTAGAAACGGACACATAAGAAATGCTTTGGTCTTTGGACTGTGTTACAACTCCTGCTGCAAAGTTATGTTGGTCTTCAATAATGATCTATTTACAGTGGGAAAAAATCCTGTTGTATTTGAAATACatattgtattaataataaagtaaaataaGTATCTTTTAAGATTTTGTAAAGAATGTACCCCGCTTAAGAGGTATTGGAAATATATAaccttaatattattattattgatattcGTTATGTCATTTCGGATAGAGAAACAATAGCCTATGTCATCTTTCTTTTCACTGTCATTATTCAATGGTATTTTTGGACAGATATTAAAACTTTATAAATTGTAAATTGGGTATTCATTTATATATTCGTTTATTTTATGTGATTTTGTATTTCTGTATTTCTGGAATTGATAACAATATGAACCATATTATTCAGCTTCTAATTATTATTGGCAAATATGATCATATTCACAAATCCAAAGGGTCGGACTCAAAACCTGGCTTTAATCGTGTTACATATTGAACTTTCAAAAAccttcaacattttaaaagaatgacACTTAATTTGATTTCTAAAAGGATTACTTTTGGACTCGCTGTAGTGTACAAAGGTAGAGATTACAACTCCACATTCATAGATAATCAGAAGCAGCCCTTTCCCTCTGGTGGTCAGAGTGTGGAAATGCATTACACTAGTTAAGGCGTCGACACAATAAAATAGAAACACTTCCGTTTaacactttcaaaataaaacgtttttaatagACTTACCTGCGTAGTCACAATAACACGTTGCCTCTTCAAACCAACATGTTTTTTTGAACGTATATATTGATTTATATAATTCTttaatatttcatttcattccTTTATTTTTAAAACTAACATAATCCACTAACTGAGTTTAAATCGACCGAAGAGGCAAAGCGGAACTGTTATTTGACGTCATTGTTTCACAGCGGACACTTATTGGAAACGCACGTTTGGAGCGCATTGCTGTCGCAGCACTACTTGTTTTTGTCAACAGCAGCTTCAGACAGGGCGGTCTGTCTCATTTAACTTAAACATGTCTATATTCACGCCAACAAATCAAATACGGCTGACTAATGTGGCGGTGGTGAGGATAAAGAAAGGCGGGAAGCGCTTTGAAATCGCGTGTTACAAGAATTCAGTGATAAGCTGGAGAGCAGGAGCGTGAGTAACATTTATATGAAAACCCAAAATATTTAAAGGATTTGACGAAACATGTCTTTTGTATCATAAAATCAAGCCGTTTTTCTTCATAAATGTGAGTTTGATGCCTGTAATTCTGTGTTATCCAACTCTGAATGTCCATTTGATTTGACTTTCTTCCAGAGAGAAAGACCTGGATGAGGTTTTGCAGACACACTCAGTGTTCGTTAATGTGTCCAAGGGTCAGGTGGCTAAGAAGGATGACTTGACAAAGTCTTTTGGGACAGATGATCTGACGGAAATCTGCAAAGAGGTCAGTACTGCCATCCTCTTATTCATCATCATTAGCTGTGAAGTGTTCCCTAAACCTCATCTTCTGTTTCCTTTCCTTTTCTGTGCGACAGATCCTGACCAAAGGAGAGCTCCAGGTGTCAGACAAGGAGAGGCACTCTCAGCTGGAGACCATGTTCAGGGACATTGCGTCTATCGTGGCAGAGAAGTGTGTGAACCCCGAGACGAAGAGGCCGTACACAGTCAGCCTCATCGAGCGGGCGATGAAGGACATCCACTACTCTGTGAAGGCCAACAAGAGCACCAAGCAGCAGGTGAGGAGAGGCAAATCAGTGGAATGTGTTTCAGCTGCATACACTTGATTTGATCTGTTAGTTTGATGCATTACCATATCCTTATGTAGACCTTTCAAAGACATATGTAGAAACGTACTCTCGTTGCAATTGAAATGTCAAATGCTAAATGTATGTGTTGGCTTGTCACGGCTTTGAccagaacaaatgatgttgGATGGATTTCAAAAGATGAATCTACACCGACAGCTTTTTCCTGGAGCCAACAAAGACACAAACAGTTGGAATCATATACTTCCACATCTGGAGGGGGATTCGTTTCATTTATTTCACAGGCGTCATAAAAAAGATATAGATTTTTGCTCACCCCAAGTGGAGCAAACCGGCATTTCCTCTGCAGCTAAATCTTATTTCAACATCTGCTGTCTTCTGTGTGCAGAGAAAATGAAGCCGTACTAGTGTATTGACATATTTGTACTGGGAATAGGATAGTGTGATACAGACGGGATTGATCATTTTTGCCGCATTATCACTGAGAGATATATTAAAAACGATCGTGGTGGAATCTTTAACGAACTGACCCGGCTGTTCCCAGGCTCTGGAAGTGATCCGGCAGCTGAAGGAGTCCATGGAGATCCAGAGGGCCCACATGAGGCTGCGCCTGGTGCTGCCAGCCAAGGAGGCCAAGAGGCTGAAGGAGAAGCTGAAGCCGCTGCTGCAGGTGGTGGAGAGCGAGGACTTCGACGAGGAGCTGGAGATGGTGAGGGGACATTAGATACTGGTACACACTGTTAGTCCCAATTCCTAACGCACTCTGACACACCAGTCTGTGGTCTCTCTCAGCTGGGTGAGGCCCCTTCTTTGAGGTGGAGGGTGCAAATATACAGAACTTTACAATCACCTATGCTGTGTTATTGACACAGGTCCTAAGTTAAAAGCTAAACAAAATACCGTGTTACcctgaggttgttaacatctgtTTGACAATATTACACAGTTTACTATCCGATGTTTGCATGGATCTATTTGTTCACATTGTGTTTCATGAGGGACACAAATGGCGGTGCACATGGTCGGATAGGGCAGGTTAATCGGGCTGGTGCCGACTTCCTGTTGCAGGGTGTAATAACTTAAACTGCCTCCTGTTGCAAACAGTGtctattgtttttgtattttgtttctAGATTTTTTTCATTGACTTTATCAGGTTTAGTTTTTACAAAAGAAAGCTAGACAAAGAAAGTCACCTCACCAGGGTGGGAATTTCAGCCGTACTAGTAcggccactttggccgtgatgcaattcacggccaaagtggcctttgtgcccctgtcaaaagtaaaCAAAATGTCCTGTGGCgtaggtattttgactagcaatttagttaaattgtttcgtttatcaacgctacaacatagcgtttcgtgagtcggttgtcgttgttgggggggaaagcaaacagctgtttgctgctcgatgtgctccgcagcaaacagctgtttgctgctcgCGATGTGCTccacagcgcgagcaggctcccgtgagcgggagggcgctccttcttcactacagactatcgcgccacctaaccattcgccaaaatgtttttaataccagcggtaaccggccaagcgccgtacAAAAAactatcttcaaataaaagaaagtcaccggaggagttaaaggagtgacagggagttggctgcagtgccgcgtcctaaaacccttttataatctatcgattagatttatgattttaaaattataaaagtagggtagacatgtggagattacccggctgaacaaaacatgcatttatcaaacaggtttgttttccacagaccttatttccagctgttttccaaaaccctgtggagaaatcccattgctttctgtggagtgaaccagcagctacttcctggtttcaggacgcgtcactgcacctctcaatatgatgccagtataaacaaggtcttctgtcggctctgtacatcaatgccgacctatgctgacagtaagtgaagagtagacaatataaaggtattggcgaaatgtcccagcagtttaggatcaTGAAGGTTCTAGTCTACtctacatgtctaactcctaatgacaggaaggcagaaagtgcattatacaaataataatactcataataatagcagacattttttaacaatgaccacaatatcattattttaataaaacaaatatgaacaattgaggaaaatgaggaagaactgatgattcaaatgttgtagtacaagtaataatgtagttagtgcatacattcttgcaacaaatgtgttaattttcttcattattacggcccgtccacacagcggcgtgcgttgacgcttccccattcaccttgaatggggtgacgctgtgtggacgggccgttagtcgatgtttttttggtggacggatgctccgggccagtggttacaatggtggagccagtgacaatacaatgttacccttactgtctacccctCACTGACTTATGatttatggctgaacttaacgtatacgtttaagaaacacttgctattcagccgtttgtaaaacgactggtgttgatgttagtgctacacttttcagtcatgttgattgaccagcgtaatttaaccaaacagcctttgtgccctgtcatgtggcctttgtgccctgtcatgtggcctttgtgccctgtcatgtggcctttgtgccctgtcatgtggcctttgtgcccttaaaaaaaatgtgaacaggaaggccaaatggccttgcccctaaaatgacgacaTTCCAAGCCTGCACCTCACTGTCTGCCTTGAATCCTAGCAGCAAATATGAATAATAAATACACAagtttaataatacaaatgttATTCCCCAGGTGGTTCTGGTGGACCCCGGCTGCTTCAGGGAGATCGACGAGCTGATCCGCTGTGAGACTAAAGGCCGGGGGTCTCTGGAGGTCCTCAATCTGAAGGAtgtggaggagggagaggagaagttctaggaacccccccccccatcaggaCTGTCATCCACACTGACACGCTTCACCCCCCCTCACAGGCTGCATCTCTCTGAGGGACTATATTTTTGAGGAGACTCTTGCAAAGTTCAGCCAATCCTGTTCCAGAGTGTTTAAACAGATGTGTTTAACTGAAGGGAAGGTTTTTGCCAGATGTGCGTGCTCGTGGAATATATTTAGAAAATTAATTTGAGTATGTAAATGAAGTTGTGTTACACTTTACTGAAAAAGTAAAAGCTCTGGCCTGCAGTGACTTATTTATTCAGCTTCACAAACACAACTGTCAGACTGTGTGCCATATAGTCACGCAGCACGCTCTATATCCCAGTTTTATGGATAATTACCTGAACCCAAAAACGTATATTTTGTCATAATGAATGATCTTTCTctgaaacaaataaatatattaacttGATATCTTCTTCGTTGTGTTCAGATGGTGAGTTTCCTCCTACATACAGTTCATTTTCaaattaattgaaatcagaatGTTGCAAAAAAGGACAGAAAATAAGAGTTGTCCTCCTTATGAAGAAGAGCTACATGatacaggtattatcttgaataTTGTATTCTGATGTATATGCATTATGCAGTGTTCCTAAAAGGCTACCGTACTTCTTTTGTAAATATAGCTTAAAAGGAGTATTTTGACACatgtaaatgtgtatttttcctACCAAGTCATAAACACGGCTTAGA
It encodes:
- the sbds gene encoding ribosome maturation protein SBDS, which codes for MSIFTPTNQIRLTNVAVVRIKKGGKRFEIACYKNSVISWRAGAEKDLDEVLQTHSVFVNVSKGQVAKKDDLTKSFGTDDLTEICKEILTKGELQVSDKERHSQLETMFRDIASIVAEKCVNPETKRPYTVSLIERAMKDIHYSVKANKSTKQQALEVIRQLKESMEIQRAHMRLRLVLPAKEAKRLKEKLKPLLQVVESEDFDEELEMVVLVDPGCFREIDELIRCETKGRGSLEVLNLKDVEEGEEKF